CCTTCCGATACACCCGTTGGGGTCACACCTTCCGATACAATTGAAAACAAGTATGGCCCTGTAGCGCAGTTGGTTAGCGTGCCGCCCTGTCACGGCGGAGGTCGCGGGTTCAAGTCCCGTCAGGGTCGCTCCGTGCGATGAGCTCTTTCTTCGGAGAGGGCTCTTCGTCTAGGACGCGACAGGTTCGCCGGTCGCGCGGCTCTGTAGCTCAGTTGGTAGAGCGTTCGACTGAAAATCGAAAGGTCACCGGATCGATGCCGGTCGGAGCCACACGAGTGATCGTTACAATCACTCCAGAAACCCTCGCCTAGCTTCTACATGGCGGGGGTTTTGCTTTGCCCTGGTGAGGTTGAGTCCTCTCCTTCGCCAAGTCGAGTTCACTTCTTCGTCAATGCGCCCGCGGGCCCACTAGAACTGCACGTTCGCTCGATAGCGCTCCGGGGCCATCCTCTGAACGCGCCCCGCTCGACGCTCCTAGCTGTCGGGCGCGTCGCCGGGACGAAGGGTCACGGTTCCTCCTCGCTCCAAGAGCCCGCCGGCGGGTTCCTGGAACGAGACCTTGTCGTCGGCACTTTCCGGTTCGGGCACGGCGCCGTCGAGGTGCACCGTGAAACCCAACGCTTCGAGTCGTGCGGCCGCCTCCTCGACCGGCATCCCCACGACGTCGGGAACCTCTGCCTCGAAACGCTTCGTCAGACGGGCATCGGCCTCGGCGAAACGCCCTCCACCGAACAGGCTGTTCGCGGCGCGCTGCACGTCACGCGCCAGTGCGTATCTGCGCTCTCCGAACCGTCGGGTCATGTCGTCAAGGCCGGTAGCGTTCCCCACCCACGCTCCCGTCGCGACCTGCGTGCTGGATTCCATCATCCAGGTCTGCTGCACCTCGTGCGATCCCGTCTTCCCGATGATCGGGGTGCCGTCCCAGGGGTTCGCTCGTGACCCCGTCCCGCCGTTCATCACGTCCTGAAGCACGGACGCGGCCGTGGCTGCGACGCCGGCCTCCAGCACGCGCGTGCATGCAGCAGGCGGCGGAATGATCTCCTCGCCGTTCGGCCCGACCACGCGCTCGATGGCTGTCGTCGGGCAGAACATCCCCCCGCTCGCGACCGTCGCATACGCGTTGGCCATCGCGAGCGGCGACACGTTCGCGGATCCGAGCACCGAGAAGAGCGTGTTCATGGTCAGATCGCCGCCCGCGAGATCCTTCACCCCGAGCCTGCTCGCCACCCGGGAGATGTCGCAGAGGTCAAGCTGTTCCGCCATCGCGAGATACCCGGAGTTCAGCGATCTCGATGTGAACTCCGCCGGTGTCCCGACATAGCCGGGCTGGTTGCCCCAGTTCCTGATCACCACGTCGCTGTGGTTCACCCAATCCCCGTCGCAAGAGTTCTTCACCCGTGGAATGGCACGGACCCGCCCATCGACCCTCTCGTTGACGGAGCGCCCGGCTTCGAGCCAGGCCAACAGAGTGAAGAGCTTGAACGTGGATCCGGCGTTGAAACCCGCAGATCCGCCGCGCGCCGGATCGCCCGCATAGACGAGCGCGGAGTAGCTGGGATCTTCCGCGTGCGACTCGTCCTCGGTGAAGTTCGTGTTCTGAGCGATGGCCAGCACACGACCAGTGCCGACTTCGACGTTGACGACGGCTCCCCCGAGGTCGAGTCCTTCGGCAGATGCCGGCACGTGACGTCTCATCGCCTCAGCGACCGATTCCTGCAGCGAGGCGTCGACGGTGGTGTGGATCTGCAACCCGCCTTGCCGCAGCCGCGTCTCACGTGCGACCGCCGTGTCCCCGAATCGGGGATCGCTGCGGATGCTCGCGATGACGTACTGGCAGAAGTAGGCCGCGTCTCCCGTGCCCGCGCACCCGCTCGTCGGAGGCGTCACCGCCGGGCGCACCGGGTCGAGGACGGCCTCCGTGTACTGCGCGTCGGCTATCTTCCTGTCCTCGTGCATCCGGCTCAGCACGTAGAGCTGTCTCCCCTTGGTCTCGCTATATCCGTCGGCGGCGTGGACGTACTGCTCCTCGGTGATCGCCCCGTCGCCGCGCAGCTCCTCGAGCGCCGCCAGCGTACCG
Above is a window of Microbacterium aurugineum DNA encoding:
- a CDS encoding penicillin-binding protein, whose translation is MNSLRCTYRWSTRKLDSVSHSFPDLTRAESTTRDLSHPSVGAALGGLAGLIVMSMVAGILVVLPFVPGLVLVGQAGNAALDLFEELPAHLTIEQSMLPTTVYARDADSGDEKVLTRFYEQNRMPVTYEQISPTMIDAILSSEDPRYFTHSGIDLIGTTRAILGNVKGGQTQGGSSITQQYVKNVLVQRCELEATAPEATEDDSETLQECWRKVTSAEGSDGYIRKLQEMRYAIALEKRYSKVEILERYLNIANFGGTIYGIEAAARYYFNTSASAVSVGQAAVLAGVVQNPNSYRIDRPEGAIATASGERVNKAPDGAVDDVSPGTLAALEELRGDGAITEEQYVHAADGYSETKGRQLYVLSRMHEDRKIADAQYTEAVLDPVRPAVTPPTSGCAGTGDAAYFCQYVIASIRSDPRFGDTAVARETRLRQGGLQIHTTVDASLQESVAEAMRRHVPASAEGLDLGGAVVNVEVGTGRVLAIAQNTNFTEDESHAEDPSYSALVYAGDPARGGSAGFNAGSTFKLFTLLAWLEAGRSVNERVDGRVRAIPRVKNSCDGDWVNHSDVVIRNWGNQPGYVGTPAEFTSRSLNSGYLAMAEQLDLCDISRVASRLGVKDLAGGDLTMNTLFSVLGSANVSPLAMANAYATVASGGMFCPTTAIERVVGPNGEEIIPPPAACTRVLEAGVAATAASVLQDVMNGGTGSRANPWDGTPIIGKTGSHEVQQTWMMESSTQVATGAWVGNATGLDDMTRRFGERRYALARDVQRAANSLFGGGRFAEADARLTKRFEAEVPDVVGMPVEEAAARLEALGFTVHLDGAVPEPESADDKVSFQEPAGGLLERGGTVTLRPGDAPDS